The following is a genomic window from Alkaliphilus sp. B6464.
AAGATTGTCCTTTAAAACTTTCAATAGACCTAATTGCATTTACAAAGGTGTCTGACAGTAAGTCTTCGGAAAGGGTCTGATTATGAGTTAAAGAAAGCAGATAATTATAAATATCCTGTCTGTAAAGTATATATAAGTTTTCTATTTGCTTCACTAAAATCCCCCTTTCATATAATTAGTTACATTTTCCGTTAAAATGTTACATAAATTAAAAAGTAATTTAACATTTTTCATAGAATCTACTATAATATACAGATAGTCGTATATATATCATTTAACTTCAATTTGTATATACTTATATATTTAATATCTTTAATATAATACTTTTTTATTTTAAAATCTCCCCTTTTAAATAAAATATTGTACTTAAATTAACAAATATTTTAGTATAATATTCTCTCAAACCCTTTAGTCTAAACCACCAATGCCAAAGTCAAATTAACTTAAAAAATATTTGACTAACCCACCACAAACACAAAACTATATAAGTCAAACCTTTCTTCTCTAACTTCTTTAAGTTGGAGATACAAATTGCATATTCCATAGATATACCCCTAGGCACTTACACTACTTTGCGTTCAGTAGGATTAAAAACTCCGTCTGAGCTGGGTCTTAGTCTATCACATCTAATTTTATCAACATATAATATAATAAAGTGCTTAATATCAATAAACCGGAAGGAGCAATCGTAATGAAAGGATTGATTCTATGTGCAGGAGTCGGAAGTAGACTGTGGCCTATAACACATACACTGCCAAAGCATTTAATACCTTTAGCTAATAAACCAATACTATTTTTTATTATTGATATATTAGTTGATATGGGCATTGATGAAATAGGCATTGTGGTTGGAGAAAATAAAGCTAGCTTTCAGGAAGCTTTAAAAGAATATGATAATAAAAATATAGCATTCAATTATATTAAGCAAGAGAAGCCTATGGGCCTTGCAAATGCAGTTTTAAGCTCTATAGACTTTATACAAAACGAAAAATTTTTGATGATTTTAGGGGATAATCTTTATCATCCTGACATTAAAAACGCAATTAACAATATTGTTAACTCAAATTTCAATTGCCATGTTCTAATTAATGAAGTTAGTAATCCAAGCAGATATGGAATAGTCAAAATAGAGAATGACAGAGTAATAGATGTAATTGAAAAGCCTAATAATCCACCTACCAATCTAGCTCTAGCAGGTATATACACCTTTGATAGTAATATATTTACTGCTTGTGAAAATATAAAACCTTCAAATAGAAATGAATATGAGTTATCCGATGCAATAAAATGGTTAATTGATAATGGATATGCAGTATCTTATGAAAAGTTTGACTGCTTGTGGCAGGATTTAGGTAAGCCAGAGGATATTTTAGCAGCAAATCAATATTTACTATCTAATATAAAGCCTAAAAATAACGGTATCATTGACAAAGGCTCAAAACTAGATGGTATGGTTTTTATTGGCAATAATTCAATAGTTAAAAATAGTATTATTACAGGCCCAGTAACTATTGGAAACAACACTATAATTAAAGATGCTTATATAGGGCCGTACACCTCTATCTATGATAATGCTAAAATTACAGATTGTAATATTCAAAACAGTATAATCCTAGATGAATCTATTATTTCTAATATAAGTGGCACAATTGACTCGAGTATTATTGAAAGAGGTTGTATAATTGAAGGAGAAAAAGAGGAAATAAAAACTAATCAATTATTGCTAGGAAAAGATAGTAAGATAAAATTAAAAAAATCATAGAAACAGAGACTGAAGGGGAAGTGTTCCCCTTCAGTAATTAGGAAGGTGCTCATACAGCTTTGCTGTCGCTGAAGTAAATCTAGGATTTATTAGCACAAGCATCAAAGATGCTTTTTCAGAGCTATCTAGTAATATATTTCTGATAATTATTTGTTTTTCTAACTACTCTACAACCACCATACATTAAAAGCATATTATCGTTTATTTTCCATGTGTGATCATGAGAAGAAGAATGCCTAATATATACATGGTTAAATCTATTCGTGGAATATATTTTTATACCATTAGCAGTACAATCTTTACAAAACTGAACATCTATTCCACATGGAACATTACTAAACTGAACTCTATCAAATATTTTTTTATTAAAAGATAATGTGGGGCCATCAATATAATTAACATAGCTATTTTCATACCTACTACCTGAAATAGCTAATATTCCTGAGTTTTCAAAATAAACATATCTAGCTCTTTTACCGACAACATCTGCATTTGAAATTTTAAAGGCTTCAACAATGTCCTGTAGATAGTTAGGAGCATAGTAATCGTCATCATCGAATGGAGCAATATAGTCATAAGTTGATTTTTCTACACAGAAATTATAACACTCTCCCAATGGAACCTCTTCATCAATCTGAAATATACTAATATTTGCATATTGTTTTGCTTTTTCTTTCCATAGGTTTATATCCATACTATTTTTATTTAAAATAATGATAAGCTCTTTTTTCGCGTAGGTTTGTCTATTATAATTTTGGAATATACTATCCATAAATTGGGGTCTTATAGTACTTGTAATTACAGTTATTCCAGACATATCCTTTGTATGTTTCTTATTACTATTATCACTAGTATTTATATTATGATCATTACATTTAGCGTGTTGAGAATATGCCGACAATCTTTCGTAATAATTCTGCCTTATTTTTTCAGCTGATATATTCATAGAAATACCTCCTAACATCCCTGAAGATTAGTAGCTTAATTTTAATTTATTATTTAGCAACATATTCTTGGTAATTTTCTATCTTTCCTATTACTTTACACCAGCTTAAGAGTTTCTCATCGCTTACTACCCAAGTATGCTGATGGCCAGATGCATGTCTAATATACACATGGTTATACCTATTTGTTGAATATATCTTTATACCCTTAGCAATACAGTCTTTACAAAACTGACCATCAACCCCAATAGGTTTATCGGTAAATTGAACCTTATCAAATATTTTTTTGTTAAAAGATAATGTAGGACCATCAATATGATCAACATAACAATTCTCCTTTTTAAGGCCTGTAAGAGCTAGTGTTCCAGAACTTTCAAAATAAATATAGCGAGCTTTTTTACCAACAACATCTGCCTTTGAAGTCTGAAATGCCTCAACAATATCATTTAAATAATTAGGAGCATAGTAATCATCATCATCAAATGGAGCAATATAATCGTATTTTGATTTACTTACACAAAAATTGTAACATTGGCCAAAGGAAATTCTTTCATCAAGCTGAAACACCCTAATATTTTTATATTGCTTTGCTTTTTTTTCCCATTCCTTGATGTCCATGCTATTTTTGTTTAAAACAATAATGAACTCTTTTTTTTGATATGTTTGTCTATTGTAATTTTCAAATACATTTTCTATAAATTCAGGTCTTATCGTACTAGTAATTACGGTTATCCCAGGAATATCCTTAATTTCTTTATTATCACTATTTTTATCATAACTATCATTTTTTCTGTTTTGATAATATGCTGGCAATTTTACGTCATGCTTTGTCAATCTTAATCCCTCCTAAAATTAGAACCTTAAAATGAAAGGTTTTAATCTATAATCTTATTTATTTCACTAAGGTCTGTAACAATATATCTAGGCATTGGTTCAAATTTTTTATTGATAGCACTTTCATTATATAAAATAGATTTTATTTTTAATGCATTAGCGGCCATAATATCTGTTAATGAATCACCTATTAAAAAAGATTGTTCAAAGTTAATATTGTATAGTTTTTTAGCTTCTAGGAACATACCTACTTTAGGTTTTCTACAGCTACAATTCTCATGAATATCATGGGGGCAATAAAATATGCCTGTTATATATATATTATGGATATGGAGAAGTTGCCGCAAATTTTCATGTATTTTATTTAAATTATTTATAGTCATAATACCTCTTGCTATCCCTCTTTGATTTGTTACAATTATTATTTTATAGCCTTTTAATTGTACATGTTGCATCACACCAATAATTTCAGGAATCAATTTAAATTCATTCCAAATTTTAATATAATCATGCTCATTGGCTTTTTGGTTTATGACTCCATCTCTATCGAAAAAAACTGCTTTATGCATTTAATCTCCCAGCCCAAGGATTTTATTAGGTTTATTAATACTTATTTCTCCCATGTATTTCTTAAAATACTGCGTTAATACATGCTCTATAATTAAGTGGATATCTTCAACAATGCCATAATTAAAGCTTTGAACATGAATATAACCGTCAGATAAATCTTTTATTTTTCCACCGCTAAAGCCAACTAAGCCAAAAGTTTTTGCAGATTTACTTTTGGCATACTCAAATGCTTTAACTATATTCTCGGAGTTGCCAGAGGCAGAAATTCCTATTACTAAATCATCTTCTTCAAGAATGTTTTCTAATTGATACTTAAAAACTTCATCGTAGGATATATCATTTGAAATGGCTGTAATCAAAGGGATATTATCGGTTAGGCTTATAACTCTAAATCTTCTAACACCTTCAACAGATGCTCCCTTGCCTAGGTCACAAGAGAAATGAGATGCTGTTGCTGCACTGCCTCCATTACCAATAATAATTATTTTCTTATTTTTATTATATGAATCTAACATAATTTGAAAAAATTGTTCTATATCTTTTTGAGATATTTTATTGATTGACTCTATTAGTTCTTGTTTGTATTTATGAAAAAAATCTTTCATGGAATATTCCTCCCACTATAAATTAATAGTCTTTAATTTTTTCCCAAGCCCAGGCTGATTTTATAATAGTTTCCAAGTCACTATATTTTGGCTCCCAATTTAATAGGCTTTTAATCTTAGTATTTGAAGCTATTAATATGGCTGGATCTCCAAGCCTGGGGCTACTTAATTGATAATTTATTTGTATATCTAAAACTTCTTCGCATTTTTTCACTATTTCTTTTACAGAAAATCCCATGTTGCTACCTAAATTAAAGTCCTGTGATTGATTTTCTGAAATAAGATATTCTAAAGCCAAATAATGCGCCCAAGCCAGATCTGTTACATGAATAAAATCCCTTATACAACTTCCATCCTTAGTAGGATAATTATTACCATAGATATTCAACTTATCTTTAACGCCTTGACAAACCTGAAAAATAACAGGGAGTAAATGGTGTTCAGGGTAGTGAGATTCACCTATTTCACAATCTAAGTCTGCTCCAGCTGCATTAAAATATCGCATAATAGCATATTTAATTCCATATGCTTTTTCATAATCTCTAAGGAGTTTTTCTCCAATCAATTTGGTTTCACCATAGGGGTTTATTGGATCTTGAGAATGTTTTTCATCAATAGGTGTATATTTAGGATTACCAAATGTTGCAGCAGACGAAGAAAATACAATATATTTAACATTATTCTCGACCATGGAATCTAGAAGATTTATCATATTAGAAACATTATTGATATAGTATTTATTTGGTTGAATTACAGATTCAGGCACATTGGCACATGCGGCAAAATGAATAACTGCATCAATATTATAATTCTTAAATATATTACTTATAAAACATTTGTCCCCAAAATCTCCTTCAATAAACGTTCCCCATTTTACTGCTTCACTATGCCCAAAGCTTAAATTGTCCACTATAATCGTATTAATATTTTTTTGATGAAGAAACTTATTACAATGGCTACCTATATAACCTGCTCCTCCAGTAATTAGAACATTCATGTATCTTCCTCCTATATTAGATCAATTACTAACTCTCTGAATTGAAAATAATTTTGCTGCCATAAGGTTCAAATTTAAATGGCAATATTTTGGAAATTTTACTAATTTCTCTTATAAAGATTTCTCTGTTTTTTGGGGGCACATAAAAGAGAATGAACCCACCACCACCAGCGCCTAAAAGCTTTCCACCTATAGCACCATTCTCTAGCCCTTTACTATATAGAAGGTCAATTTTGGGGTTAGTAATACTGTCAACAAGCTGTTTTTTATAATTCCAAGCAGTATTTAAATAGTTTCCAAAATCATCATATTGATTTTGCTCTAGCATTTCCGCCACTTGTAAAGGCATTAGAGACATCTCTTTAAGATGCTCAAAGTTAACATCAATTTTAGTATTTTGTTCTTGTAAAATAGTTGAAGACCTTCGGGTAATACCCGTATAAACAAGATATAGACATGATTCTAAATTTGAAAGACTTACTTCATCTAGAGTAATAGGAGTAACTTCAACAGTTTCATCAGAGTTAAAGGTATATATTTTAAAACCTCCAAAAGATGTAGCATATTGATCTTGTTTACCAATTGGCTTACCTAATACATCAATCTCTAGTCTACATGCTTCTTTTGCTAAAAAATCTAAAGGCTTAGGATCATTTTTATAATGGTATAATGCATTTAATAAACCGACTATTAATGAGCTAGAAGAACCCAAACCACTTCCTTTAGTATGAATATCAGAAAGTATAGTAACCTCAACTCCTTTGTCAATGCCAACTGACTTCATAGATTCTTTGATATATTCATTTTTAATATCATTAATATTTTTGACTATCTCTTTTTTAGAATAGTTTAGTATTACTTCATTACCATAAGATTTTTTAATAATTACAAAAATATATTTATTAATTGTTGTACTAAGAACTCTTCCACTAATTTTTTTATAAAATGAAGGTAAGTCCGTTCCTCCACCTACAAAACTGATTCTAAGTGGTGTTTTAGATATTATCATTTTTTTCACTTCCTATAGCAATTTATTATTTGTCTACATTTATCAGATGACTTACAATTTCAAATCTCCTACTTCTTTAAGTGGGAGTAAGAACTTCATCTGGACTGAGTCTTAATTTATATAAACATATCTAACAATTATCTTATTATGAGTATTAAAGGACATAGTGCCTTCTTGCAGTACAATATATGCAAGAGCATATTGACATGTGAAGAGCAGATTATAATTAATAAATTCATATAAAAAAAGCGTCGGCATTCTGTTTCCAAAATACCGACGCTATTCTTTAGTTTTTCATATCGCGTTGACGCTTATTAGGATCAAAACACGAAGCCCTTCTTTTAAATAAAGGATTTGAATTCAAAAAATTTATTTTCCATTAATAATATCCAAATCCTTCGCCTCAATATCTATTTTATACGGATTTATGGTCTTATTAACAAGTTCAACAATTGCATCTTCATCAAGATATTCATAATACATTGGAAGCCCACTGGTACCGCTGGTGGGCATTGTATATGTTGAAAGTGCGTCTGTTCCCCTGATTTTATTCAGCTGATCAGCAAACCATAGCATATTTTCGGATTTAATATCGCTATATACATTCTCATTGAATATGCCTATAAATTCAGAAATCTTCAATATATTTGCAGGGCTCAATAATTTAGTAAGCATAGCCTTAATTACAGCCTGTTGATTTTCTATACGCTGATAATCACTAATAATATTGCGACCATTATTGCCTTTTCTATAACGTGCAAACTTTAGGGCATTTTTACCATCAAGAATTTGTTCGCCTTCCTTTATGTTAATATGTAAATCTTGGTATGGGTCGTCATACTTCATATCTAGTGGTACGTAAACATCTACTCCGCCAACAGCATCTACTATTTTAACAAATGCGTCAAGATCAATACAAACATAAAAATCAGGAACAAATCCTACAATAGTTTTAACCTCTCTTTTCAACTGATTGATTCCGCCATCTTTTCCATCGCCATATATAGTGCCGGCCGGATATGCGGCGTTAATTTTCTTAATCTTACGCTTAACATTTACCAAGCTATCGCGTGGAATGCTGATAATGTTTGCCTCATTATTAATCCCATCATAAGAAGCAACCATAATCGTATCCGTATTAATGCCTCCGTCCAAGCCCACAATTAGAAAAGTATAAAATTCCTCTTTTCTGTCATCGGCTGTAAAACCTTCGGGAGCACGCAAACCATTACCTATTAACATATCTTCTGATTCGCCGTCTGGAGGGAGAAATGCAATATCCTCTAAATTCGGAATACTGGGAGGTTTTACTATACTCTTGAAAATCAATACGCCAGAAAAAATCAAGACAGTAAAAACAGCCATTGATATAAACAAAGTCTTTATAAAAATCGATGCTTTGGTGTTGGATTTTTTGCTCTTTTTCCTAAGTTTATTATTATTCATTTGATTTTAGCTCCTTTATTAAACAAAAAAGAACAGGGTTCGACCCTATTCCTGAATAATTATATTATATTTCTTGAAAAGTTGCAAGAAAAATCCGAAATATATCCGTTATCAAAATAGTTTTAAAAATGCCAAAATAATTAAAAGAACGCCACTTAGCCAAGATAAATTAAAGGATAATTTTCGAGCAATTTTATTTCCTATATAGCACCCTAATATAATGGCAGCGGCATCGGTAACAAGTGAACATAAAAAGACCGCTAAAGCGTTTATATTCCCAAGTGCTGCCCCAAATCCAATCGCCATACCATCTAATGACAATGCGATTGCAAGGGAAGAGGCTTCAATTGGTGAAATTACTTTTGAAGCATCCACATCAGCTTCTTCCGGATTGGCATATAAATTTAGAATAAATTTAAAATTAAACATTGAGAATTCTATTTCTTTGTCCAAATGGTTATGCTTTCTGATAATTGATTTTGTAACACTGTCTAATAGCTTTACAACACCTAATGTAAACAAAATTATAAAACAAATTGCTAACGTAAGCCATGAAGGAATGTACTGTTTAAGCACAGTACCAACTAAAAGCGATATTCCTAAAATAGAACTACATATAATGTTAATGATTTGAACAGATAGCATGGGTATTTTAATTTTATTGCTTCCATAAGCAAAACCTGATACAAATGCATCCATAGATAATGCCGAAGCAAGCATAATTGCTTCTAAAATTGTAATGAGTGAAAATTGCAATTGAAACACGCTCCCTAATAAGTTTTATTTTATTATATTCTGAATAGGTAGACCTTGTTACAAATAGCAAACAAAAATCCTTCCTCATAGGCATCTGTTGGTATGTTAGCAACAGTTCTAACTACAGCGAATATTTTAACCTGTATCAGGTTTTCAATAAACTTTTTCCTATCTCATCATCTAGAAAGAGGATAAATACAAAATGAAATCTATTTAAATATGTCTATTAAAAATATTTGCGGCTTTTAAATAAGATAAACAATAAAAAAATCTCCCGTTTTCATAAAGAATTTAGGAGATTATAAATGACTAATCATTATATAATTTTGATTTGTTTTAATACAGCAAATATGTTTTATAATGCATGAATTAGAGCACATTCTCCAAACATATAGCATATGATAATTTTATAAGCCTATGAAAGGAATGAGCAATATGTATAATGTTTATAATCCATATCCATATCCTTATTTTATTAACAATACACCAATGTATACCTTAGATAATATGTATAGTGTTTATAACACATATTCATGTCCTTACTACCTTAATGCACCAATGTATAACACAGAATTTTCGAAACAGTTTTCTAATCAGTATCCTTATATTGTTGATGAATTTGGTTTTTTACAACCAATAAATGATGATGCTCTAATTGAATTAAGGGATTATGGGCCAGAACCATTTGTGGTTAATATTGAGAAGGCTACTAAACAAAATAATACTTTTCGTACTGCTTTATGGACCGGAAACCATTTACAAGTTACCTTGATGAGCATCAATATTGGTGAAGACATAGGTTTAGAAGTTCATCCTACAGTTGACCAATTCATACGTATTGAAGAAGGTCAAGGACTTATTAAAATGGGGGATAGTAAATGTAACTTGGATTTTCAAAGAAAAGTATGTGATGACTTTGCGATCATGATACCTGCTGGTAAATGGCACAATCTAATCAATACAGGTAATAAACCTCTTAAATTGTACTCTATCTATGCGCCACCTGCACATCCACATGGTACAGTTCATCAAACTAAAGAAGATGCCGAAAGGGAGCACGGACACTAAATATAACGAAGCTTTCCTTTGGAAGATCTAATGCTCTGTAAAAGCAGCCCTCTAAGATAAGTTGAAATGTCATAGAGGGCTATTTCAATAATATGCAATCTGTGCTAAGTTTAAAGTATAAAGACAAGGTTTAATCGCTCCCGTCAGTGTTCCTATCTATGGTAAACATTTTACTCTATATAACTACTTAAAACTTCTAATGTATTGTTATTTCTTCCTATTACCTTGCCACAAGTAATCATAGAATTTAATACTGCTTCTTCCTCGCACTCGGCAACAGCTCTAAAAACTATATCGATCTTATCTTCTTTTAAAATTTTGATATTAACTATATCTGGATCATCATCCTTTAAAATATTTCCAGTAGAAAAAGCAATCATAACTTCACCACTTCCATGTCCAATAAAGGAACCCAGCCTTGCTAAACCAACTCCTGCTCTTTTACATACTCTTTTTAACTGTCTACTGCTTAACGGTAAATCAGTTGCTATTATTGATATAATAGAACCTTTATCAACTAAACTTTCATTATTTAACCTTTCAGAAATTTTTCTGCCTATTTTATTTCCATCAATTACAAGGTCTTCCAATCGTCCATGATTAGATAAAACCAATACTCCCACTGTATATGTATTATTATCTATGGTGATTACACGTGAAGCAGATCCTATTCCCCCTTTGAGATAATGGCACCTCATACCTTTACCAGCCCCTACATCCCCCTCTAGGAAATCTGTAGACGCATCCTCAATAGCTTTATAAACATGTTTTTTACCCACTGCCCTCGTCTGTATATTATTAAGGTAACTATCATTACATTCACATACTATAGGATTTATAGATTCTAATTTAATATTATCATTTTTGCATTGTTCTATCATGTAATCTACTACCGCATCATGTACTAATCCAACATTTAGAGTATTTGTAAGGGCAATAATAGACTCTAAGGTACCTAATTCCTCTATTTGTACAAGTCCCATTGTTTTGCCAAATCCATTTAAAACATAGGATGCTGCAACAAGTTTATTTTTAAAAATATTATCTTCCATTGGAAGAATTACTGTTATACCAGTTTTATTCTCATTTGTATCTATTGTACAATGACCTACTTTAATACCCTTTACATCAGTTATTTTATTTAAATTTCCAGTTGGTAGATCTCCTATAATTATTCCATAATCTCTAATTCTTTTTTGCTTTTTCAATTAAATCTCACCCTTTCTATACTTATCTATACTACTATAGCAAGTTTTATTATAACTTGAAAGTAAAGTTATAATAAGACCTTAGCTTGTAGGAGTATATAACACACTTTACAATATAATTAGACAATAGTTCTTTCTTAGCTTGCTTTAATTCTTCTTGAGAAAACTTTTCCGA
Proteins encoded in this region:
- a CDS encoding LCP family protein; protein product: MNNNKLRKKSKKSNTKASIFIKTLFISMAVFTVLIFSGVLIFKSIVKPPSIPNLEDIAFLPPDGESEDMLIGNGLRAPEGFTADDRKEEFYTFLIVGLDGGINTDTIMVASYDGINNEANIISIPRDSLVNVKRKIKKINAAYPAGTIYGDGKDGGINQLKREVKTIVGFVPDFYVCIDLDAFVKIVDAVGGVDVYVPLDMKYDDPYQDLHINIKEGEQILDGKNALKFARYRKGNNGRNIISDYQRIENQQAVIKAMLTKLLSPANILKISEFIGIFNENVYSDIKSENMLWFADQLNKIRGTDALSTYTMPTSGTSGLPMYYEYLDEDAIVELVNKTINPYKIDIEAKDLDIINGK
- a CDS encoding glucose-1-phosphate thymidylyltransferase, translating into MKGLILCAGVGSRLWPITHTLPKHLIPLANKPILFFIIDILVDMGIDEIGIVVGENKASFQEALKEYDNKNIAFNYIKQEKPMGLANAVLSSIDFIQNEKFLMILGDNLYHPDIKNAINNIVNSNFNCHVLINEVSNPSRYGIVKIENDRVIDVIEKPNNPPTNLALAGIYTFDSNIFTACENIKPSNRNEYELSDAIKWLIDNGYAVSYEKFDCLWQDLGKPEDILAANQYLLSNIKPKNNGIIDKGSKLDGMVFIGNNSIVKNSIITGPVTIGNNTIIKDAYIGPYTSIYDNAKITDCNIQNSIILDESIISNISGTIDSSIIERGCIIEGEKEEIKTNQLLLGKDSKIKLKKS
- a CDS encoding D-glycero-alpha-D-manno-heptose-1,7-bisphosphate 7-phosphatase, whose translation is MHKAVFFDRDGVINQKANEHDYIKIWNEFKLIPEIIGVMQHVQLKGYKIIIVTNQRGIARGIMTINNLNKIHENLRQLLHIHNIYITGIFYCPHDIHENCSCRKPKVGMFLEAKKLYNINFEQSFLIGDSLTDIMAANALKIKSILYNESAINKKFEPMPRYIVTDLSEINKIID
- the ytaF gene encoding sporulation membrane protein YtaF, translated to MQFSLITILEAIMLASALSMDAFVSGFAYGSNKIKIPMLSVQIINIICSSILGISLLVGTVLKQYIPSWLTLAICFIILFTLGVVKLLDSVTKSIIRKHNHLDKEIEFSMFNFKFILNLYANPEEADVDASKVISPIEASSLAIALSLDGMAIGFGAALGNINALAVFLCSLVTDAAAIILGCYIGNKIARKLSFNLSWLSGVLLIILAFLKLF
- a CDS encoding glycosyltransferase family 2 protein, with amino-acid sequence MTKHDVKLPAYYQNRKNDSYDKNSDNKEIKDIPGITVITSTIRPEFIENVFENYNRQTYQKKEFIIVLNKNSMDIKEWEKKAKQYKNIRVFQLDERISFGQCYNFCVSKSKYDYIAPFDDDDYYAPNYLNDIVEAFQTSKADVVGKKARYIYFESSGTLALTGLKKENCYVDHIDGPTLSFNKKIFDKVQFTDKPIGVDGQFCKDCIAKGIKIYSTNRYNHVYIRHASGHQHTWVVSDEKLLSWCKVIGKIENYQEYVAK
- a CDS encoding glycosyltransferase family 2 protein: MNISAEKIRQNYYERLSAYSQHAKCNDHNINTSDNSNKKHTKDMSGITVITSTIRPQFMDSIFQNYNRQTYAKKELIIILNKNSMDINLWKEKAKQYANISIFQIDEEVPLGECYNFCVEKSTYDYIAPFDDDDYYAPNYLQDIVEAFKISNADVVGKRARYVYFENSGILAISGSRYENSYVNYIDGPTLSFNKKIFDRVQFSNVPCGIDVQFCKDCTANGIKIYSTNRFNHVYIRHSSSHDHTWKINDNMLLMYGGCRVVRKTNNYQKYITR
- a CDS encoding D-sedoheptulose-7-phosphate isomerase, with the translated sequence MKDFFHKYKQELIESINKISQKDIEQFFQIMLDSYNKNKKIIIIGNGGSAATASHFSCDLGKGASVEGVRRFRVISLTDNIPLITAISNDISYDEVFKYQLENILEEDDLVIGISASGNSENIVKAFEYAKSKSAKTFGLVGFSGGKIKDLSDGYIHVQSFNYGIVEDIHLIIEHVLTQYFKKYMGEISINKPNKILGLGD
- a CDS encoding DmpA family aminopeptidase encodes the protein MKKQKRIRDYGIIIGDLPTGNLNKITDVKGIKVGHCTIDTNENKTGITVILPMEDNIFKNKLVAASYVLNGFGKTMGLVQIEELGTLESIIALTNTLNVGLVHDAVVDYMIEQCKNDNIKLESINPIVCECNDSYLNNIQTRAVGKKHVYKAIEDASTDFLEGDVGAGKGMRCHYLKGGIGSASRVITIDNNTYTVGVLVLSNHGRLEDLVIDGNKIGRKISERLNNESLVDKGSIISIIATDLPLSSRQLKRVCKRAGVGLARLGSFIGHGSGEVMIAFSTGNILKDDDPDIVNIKILKEDKIDIVFRAVAECEEEAVLNSMITCGKVIGRNNNTLEVLSSYIE
- a CDS encoding GHMP family kinase ATP-binding protein — encoded protein: MIISKTPLRISFVGGGTDLPSFYKKISGRVLSTTINKYIFVIIKKSYGNEVILNYSKKEIVKNINDIKNEYIKESMKSVGIDKGVEVTILSDIHTKGSGLGSSSSLIVGLLNALYHYKNDPKPLDFLAKEACRLEIDVLGKPIGKQDQYATSFGGFKIYTFNSDETVEVTPITLDEVSLSNLESCLYLVYTGITRRSSTILQEQNTKIDVNFEHLKEMSLMPLQVAEMLEQNQYDDFGNYLNTAWNYKKQLVDSITNPKIDLLYSKGLENGAIGGKLLGAGGGGFILFYVPPKNREIFIREISKISKILPFKFEPYGSKIIFNSES
- the galE gene encoding UDP-glucose 4-epimerase GalE, producing MNVLITGGAGYIGSHCNKFLHQKNINTIIVDNLSFGHSEAVKWGTFIEGDFGDKCFISNIFKNYNIDAVIHFAACANVPESVIQPNKYYINNVSNMINLLDSMVENNVKYIVFSSSAATFGNPKYTPIDEKHSQDPINPYGETKLIGEKLLRDYEKAYGIKYAIMRYFNAAGADLDCEIGESHYPEHHLLPVIFQVCQGVKDKLNIYGNNYPTKDGSCIRDFIHVTDLAWAHYLALEYLISENQSQDFNLGSNMGFSVKEIVKKCEEVLDIQINYQLSSPRLGDPAILIASNTKIKSLLNWEPKYSDLETIIKSAWAWEKIKDY
- a CDS encoding cupin domain-containing protein, whose product is MYNVYNPYPYPYFINNTPMYTLDNMYSVYNTYSCPYYLNAPMYNTEFSKQFSNQYPYIVDEFGFLQPINDDALIELRDYGPEPFVVNIEKATKQNNTFRTALWTGNHLQVTLMSINIGEDIGLEVHPTVDQFIRIEEGQGLIKMGDSKCNLDFQRKVCDDFAIMIPAGKWHNLINTGNKPLKLYSIYAPPAHPHGTVHQTKEDAEREHGH